Proteins co-encoded in one Desulfoplanes formicivorans genomic window:
- a CDS encoding phenylacetate--CoA ligase family protein, which produces MRSTHGFLPQYTEEELAKRQLEGLKWTVAHAYEGSMAYREKLKEAGVAPGDIRSLDDLTRLPFTTVQDLRAGYPFPLVSVPMDQVVRVHASSGTTGKRKVLAYSQKDVDDWKNMMARCFELAGVTREDRVQIAVGYGLWTAGVGFQMGCEHFGAMALPLGPGNLEFQLQFLQDMQSTCMCSTASMALLLAEQVEKHGLREKIGLKTLIFGSEPHTVKMRNRVLNLLGAKDSFDISGLTELYGPGAGLECSAHEGIHYWADYYILEIVDPETLQPVAPGEMGEMVVTTLCKEAVPLIRYRTRDLCRIIPHACSCGLCLPMHDKIMGRSDDMIIFRGVNIYPGQIADVLERFPEVSSEYQIHLTRKDGLDHMLINVERKPDVSADMDANLSEAVAVELRKKLLVRGNVRIVDPLGLPRTYGKSKRVVDERNGD; this is translated from the coding sequence ATGCGATCGACTCATGGTTTTTTACCCCAGTACACGGAAGAGGAATTGGCGAAGAGGCAGCTCGAAGGCCTCAAATGGACGGTAGCCCATGCCTATGAAGGGAGCATGGCCTACCGGGAAAAACTCAAGGAAGCCGGGGTCGCTCCCGGAGACATTCGTTCCCTGGACGATCTGACCCGACTGCCTTTTACCACGGTCCAGGATCTGCGGGCCGGCTACCCTTTTCCCCTGGTCAGTGTGCCCATGGACCAGGTGGTCCGGGTGCATGCCTCGTCTGGCACCACGGGCAAGCGCAAGGTGCTTGCCTACAGCCAGAAGGATGTGGATGACTGGAAGAACATGATGGCCAGGTGTTTTGAGCTGGCAGGCGTAACCCGTGAAGATCGCGTACAGATTGCCGTGGGGTACGGGTTGTGGACGGCCGGTGTGGGCTTCCAGATGGGCTGCGAACATTTCGGTGCCATGGCGCTGCCTCTTGGCCCGGGCAACCTGGAGTTTCAGCTTCAATTTCTGCAGGACATGCAGTCCACCTGCATGTGCTCCACCGCGTCCATGGCCCTGCTTTTGGCCGAACAGGTGGAAAAGCACGGACTTCGGGAGAAAATCGGTCTTAAAACACTCATTTTCGGGTCGGAACCGCATACCGTCAAGATGCGCAACCGGGTGCTCAACCTTTTGGGCGCCAAGGATTCCTTTGATATCTCCGGTCTCACGGAATTGTACGGACCCGGAGCCGGTCTCGAATGTTCGGCCCACGAAGGCATTCATTATTGGGCTGATTACTACATCCTGGAGATCGTGGACCCGGAAACCCTGCAACCCGTTGCCCCTGGGGAAATGGGTGAAATGGTGGTCACCACCCTGTGCAAGGAGGCGGTCCCCCTTATCCGTTACCGGACCCGGGATCTGTGCCGGATCATTCCCCATGCGTGTTCCTGTGGTCTGTGTCTGCCCATGCACGACAAGATCATGGGCCGTTCGGACGATATGATCATCTTCCGCGGGGTGAATATCTATCCCGGACAGATTGCGGATGTGCTGGAACGTTTCCCCGAGGTCAGTTCGGAATACCAGATTCACCTGACCCGCAAGGACGGACTGGATCACATGCTGATCAACGTGGAACGCAAGCCGGATGTTTCAGCCGATATGGACGCCAATCTGTCCGAGGCGGTTGCCGTGGAACTGCGCAAGAAACTTCTGGTTCGGGGCAACGTGCGCATTGTCGATCCTCTGGGGCTTCCCCGAACCTATGGCAAGAGCAAGCGCGTTGTGGATGAGCGCAACGGCGATTGA
- a CDS encoding prepilin peptidase: protein MYTLPLPLIPTSFISLVLGLVLGSFYNVCIFRYLAGTSIVRPGSHCPGCGHVLAWWENIPVLSYLLLGGKCRSCKASISLQYPLVELLSGILALLLALRFGLGATWLVYMILTGLLIVGSFIDLHSFILPDIITLPGAAIALAGSFLFPQGVVSSLVGALAGAGLFLFIQQTYRLLRNIEGLGTGDIKLMLMLGAMTGWQGLPIMIFLSATTGLVVSLVYLKKDKRLDMKTAIPFGPFLSMGTMLYVLWGQQIWNLYLGLLSK from the coding sequence ATGTACACACTGCCGCTGCCCCTGATCCCCACGTCCTTCATCAGCCTCGTTCTCGGTCTGGTGCTCGGAAGTTTCTACAACGTCTGCATTTTCCGCTACCTTGCCGGCACATCCATTGTCCGCCCCGGTTCCCATTGTCCGGGATGCGGTCATGTTCTGGCCTGGTGGGAAAACATCCCGGTCCTCAGTTATCTTCTGCTGGGGGGAAAATGCCGGTCCTGCAAGGCATCCATCTCCCTGCAATACCCGCTGGTGGAGCTCCTTTCGGGCATACTGGCCCTGCTGCTGGCCCTGCGTTTCGGTCTGGGCGCCACCTGGCTCGTGTACATGATTCTCACGGGACTGCTCATTGTCGGCAGCTTCATCGACCTGCACAGCTTCATTCTGCCCGATATCATCACCCTTCCGGGAGCGGCCATTGCCCTGGCCGGATCATTTCTCTTTCCCCAGGGCGTTGTCAGCAGCCTCGTGGGAGCCCTGGCCGGAGCCGGGCTGTTTCTCTTCATTCAGCAGACCTACCGACTGCTCAGGAACATCGAAGGGTTGGGAACCGGAGACATCAAGCTCATGCTCATGCTCGGGGCCATGACCGGATGGCAGGGACTGCCCATCATGATTTTTCTTTCAGCCACAACCGGCCTGGTGGTCAGCCTGGTCTATCTGAAAAAGGACAAGAGGCTGGACATGAAAACAGCCATTCCCTTTGGGCCGTTTTTGAGCATGGGGACCATGCTCTATGTCCTGTGGGGGCAACAAATATGGAACCTGTATCTGGGACTGTTGTCGAAATGA
- the mobA gene encoding molybdenum cofactor guanylyltransferase, which produces MEPVSGTVVEMIRCPGLQGVVLAGGKSLRMGKDKAGVVFRGQNLVERAVHVLEKLCDRVWIAGRDAREHGLSNPWFLDDAPGKGPLRGIVTALEHIGAPCMFLPCDLPLMDVSTAALLIKAYMTRPPHTLRTDFIQQETGFIEALVAIYDPGCIPHIHQALRKKQYKVAPAIPDALCVHVPYAKSHSRPFLNVNYPHDLQLLHQAADQFCLLPETKKSRFNNADVDAPAPKS; this is translated from the coding sequence ATGGAACCTGTATCTGGGACTGTTGTCGAAATGATCAGATGTCCGGGACTCCAGGGTGTGGTTCTGGCCGGCGGCAAGAGTCTGCGCATGGGCAAGGACAAGGCCGGGGTGGTTTTCCGTGGCCAGAATCTGGTGGAGCGTGCTGTCCATGTGCTGGAAAAACTGTGTGACCGGGTCTGGATAGCAGGAAGGGACGCACGTGAACACGGGCTGTCCAATCCCTGGTTTCTGGATGACGCGCCCGGCAAGGGTCCCCTTCGCGGTATTGTGACCGCATTGGAACATATTGGAGCGCCGTGCATGTTTTTACCCTGTGATCTCCCCTTGATGGACGTGTCTACGGCAGCGTTGCTGATCAAGGCCTACATGACCCGGCCCCCCCATACCCTGCGCACGGATTTCATCCAGCAGGAAACAGGCTTCATCGAGGCATTGGTAGCCATTTACGACCCCGGCTGCATCCCCCATATCCACCAGGCCCTCAGGAAGAAACAATACAAGGTTGCTCCGGCCATTCCCGACGCCTTGTGTGTGCATGTTCCCTATGCAAAATCCCATTCGCGGCCCTTTTTGAACGTCAACTATCCCCACGATCTCCAATTGCTCCACCAGGCTGCAGATCAGTTCTGTCTTCTGCCCGAGACCAAGAAATCCCGGTTCAACAACGCCGACGTGGACGCACCTGCTCCCAAGTCATAG